One stretch of Psilocybe cubensis strain MGC-MH-2018 chromosome 6, whole genome shotgun sequence DNA includes these proteins:
- a CDS encoding Chromosome segregation protein sudA has protein sequence MYIKTLTIQGFKSYRDQTQIEPFSPKHNVVVGRNGSGKSNFFAAIRFVLSDAYTSMSRDERQALLHEGVSTSTTLSAFVEIVFDNSDNRFPTGHDEVVLRRTIGAKKDEYSLDRKSANKADVMNLLESAGFSKSNPYYIVPQGRITALTNAKDHERLALLKEVAGTQVYEQRRAESLRIMADTDAKRTKIAELLEYIETRLAELEEEKEELKDFQEKDKERRCMEYALYQRELEEVGEALVEIEEDRRADVHGANVRRQMFNEREKEIQDLEKNIAEARHTLASTAQNRRDTQAELTDLIRSRTELECIIEDLRAANQNSGGRREDLEAELETLESQIEEKQANLDEITPQWEEERTNESAEKRQLDEASARLSALFAKQGRSSKFRTKAERDAFLRSEIASVTSYRSSQLSALQYTAQELDVSRNSLSELDRLIADVQGKVEDSKKKNKEVMEEMLRLKEEQSELTERRKEMWREDTKLDSLVSRAADELRTAERALAGMMDKDTGDGLKAIDNITERHNIPGVYGPLYRLFEVTDPKFNTAVELTAGNSLFHVVVDTDETASRVLDIMLREKRGRVTFMPLNRLKPKPANLPASSNDAEPLLSKLSYSPTHEKALQQVFGKTCVCRDLSVAAEYVRSHGVNAITLDGDKVDRKGALTGGYHDVRRSRLSGITSLRTWRAKYDTEKRRAEEVKGAIAALEQEITRCLSRITVLGGTQAQVREARERFQEENASLALAKDKQTERIARLEADKEELEAELRALDAKLAGYQTELGTALSHGLTSEEERAIVSLGKEVERRRKDMVGYSKRRNELEAQKNTLEIELKERLLRRREELRLKLEALEEPDEESTSADDLETRTRELRSLTASIQTMTKKIQSIEKEGEELTAQIQELRTNLEKIQTQQTEDSRSISKQQKTTERYLAKRQMLMTRKDECNRNIRDLGVLPEEAFEKYINEKLERLVKKLHTVNESLKKFAHVNKKAFEQYSNFTKQRDQLLERREELDKSAESIEELVQVLDQRKDEAIERTFKQVASNFEEVFEKLVPAGRGRLIIQRRIDQDEDVDDDEEAQPNSIDNYTGVSIKVSFNSKVDEGLRIQQLSGGQKSLVALATVFAIQKCDPAPFYLFDEIDANLDAQYRTAVASMIQSLSPTAQFITTTFRPEMLVTADKFYGVLFNNQKVSSIRSIKREEAMEFVDQASHSLIV, from the exons ATGTATATCAAAACCCTAACAATTCAGGGCTTCAAATCCT ATCGAGACCAAACTCAAATCGAACCTTTTTCGCCCAAACACAATGTAGTAGTAGGTAGAAACGGCTCTGGAAAGAGCAATTTCTTTGCTG CCATCCGATTTGTGCTCTCAGACGCATACACATCCATGTCTCGCGATGAGCGACAAGCCCTGCTTCATGAAGGAGTTTCTACATCTACTACGCTGTCGGCATTTG TTGAAATTGTCTTTGACAATTCGGACAACCGGTTCCCAACTGGACACGATGAAGTTGTTCTAAGGCGTACGATTGGTGCCAAGAAAGACGAGTACAGTCTCGATAGAAAGAGCGCCAACAAAGCGGACGTCATGAATTTGCTCGAGAGCGCGGGATTCAGCAAGTCGAATCCATACTACATCGTTCCCCAGGGCCGT ATTACTGCGCTCACGAATGCCAAAGACCACGAACGACTAGCACTCCTCAAAGAAGTAGCAGGCACACAGGTGTACGAGCAACGACGAGCAGAGTCCCTACGTATCATGGCCGACACCGACGCAAAGCGTACAAAGATTGCCGAGCTTCTTGAGTACATCGAAACACGGCTCGCTGagctcgaagaagaaaaggaagagctGAAAGATTTTCAGGAAAAGGACAAGGAACGGAGATGTATGGAATATGCATTATATCAACGGGAGCTGGAGGAAGTCGGGGAGGCGCTCGTCGAAATCGAAGAGGACAGGAGGGCAGATGTCCATGGCGCCAATGTGCGGAGGCAGATGTTTaatgaaagagaaaaggagaTTCAG GACCTGGAGAAAAACATCGCAGAAGCACGCCATACGCTTGCATCTACCGCACAGAATCGACGCGATACACAAGCCGAACTCACTGACCTTATCCGTTCACGCACGGAACTCGAATGCATCATCGAAGACCTGCGTGCGGCCAACCAGAACTCCGGGGGTAGGCGTGAGGATTTGGAGGCCGAACTCGAGACTCTGGAATCccaaattgaagaaaaacaGGCTAACCTCGACGAGATCACCCCACAGTGGGAGGAAGAACGCACCAATGAGTCTGCCGAAAAGAGACAACTGGACGAAGCGAGTGCCCGACTGTCGGCATTGTTCGCGAAGCAGGGACGTTCGTCCAAGTTCAGGACGAAAGCTGAGCGGGATGCCTTCCTACGTTCTGAGATAGCTTCTGTGACATCGTACCGTTCCTCACAACTCTCCGCCCTCCAATATACGGCGCAGGAGTTGGACGTTTCGCGGAACTCACTGTCGGAGCTTGATCGGCTCATTGCTGATGTGCAAGGGAAGGTGGAAGACTCgaaaaagaagaataagGAGGTAATGGAAGAGATGTTGAGACTGAAAGAGGAACAGAGTGAGTTGACGGAGAGGAGAAAAGAGATGTGGAGGGAGGATACCAAGCTGGATAGTCTTGTGAGTAGGGCGGCGGATGAGCTTAGGACGGCAGAGCGAGCTTTGGCTGGAATGATGGACAAG GACACAGGTGACGGCCTGAAGGCCATCGACAATATCACAGAAAGACATAATATCCCTGGAGTTTATGGACCTTTGTATCGCCTGTTTGAGGTCACGGATCCAAAGTTTAACACGGCCGTTGAACTCACGGCTGGAAACAG CTTATTccacgtcgtcgtcgacacCGACGAAACCGCTTCCAGAGTGCTCGATATCATGCTCAGGGAAAAGAGGGGGCGTGTCACATTTATGCCTCTGAATCGGCTAAAACCCAAGCCAGCCAACCTCCCCGCTTCTTCAAACGACGCAGAACCGCTCCTTTCTAAACTCTCGTACTCGCCCACACATGAAAAGGCCCTGCAGCAAGTCTTCGGCAAAACGTGCGTGTGCCGTGACCTTAGTGTTGCAGCAGAGTACGTGCGAAGCCATGGGGTAAACGCGATCACCCTGGATGGTGACAAGGTGGACAGGAAGGGCGCACTAACGGGCGGATACCACGACGTCAGACGTTCGCGGTTGTCGGGGATCACTTCCCTGCGCACATGGCGTGCGAAATACGACACGGAGAAGAGGCGCGCAGAGGAAGTCAAAGGTGCGATTGCTGCACTCGAGCAGGAAATCACGCGGTGTCTGAGCAGGATCACGGTGCTGGGTGGCACGCAAGCGCAGGTAAGAGAGGCGCGTGAGCGGTTCCAAGAGGAAAACGCgtcgctcgcgctcgcgaaGGATAAGCAAACGGAACGAATTGCGCGGTTGGAAGCAGATAAAGAGGAGCTGGAGGCCGAGCTTCGTGCGCTGGATGCCAAGCTGGCTGGTTATCAAACAGAATTGGGCACCGCGCTCAGTCACGGGCTTACAAGCGAAGAGGAAAGAGCGATTGTCAGTCTAGGTAAGGAGGtggagagaaggaggaaggatATGGTTGGGTATAGTAAGCGCCGAAACGAG TTGGAAGCCCAGAAAAACACCCTCGAGATTGAATTGAAAGAACGGCTCCTTCGGCGTCGCGAAGAGCTGCGCCTTAAGTTGGAAGCTCTGGAGGAGCCGGATGAAGAATCCACATCTGCGGACGACCTCGAGACTCGTACACGCGAGCTTCGTAGCCTAACTGCgtcgatccagactatgaCTAAGAAAATCCAAT CCATTGAgaaagaaggcgaagaaCTAACAGCCCAAATTCAAGAATTACGGACTAATCTTGAAAAGATTCAAACTCAACAAACAGAGGATAGTCGTTCAATATCTAAACAGCAAAAGACAACAGAACGATATCTAGCCAAGAGGCAGATGTTGATGACTCGCAAGGATGAGTGTAACCGCAATATTCGCGATCTGGGTGTTCTCCCGGAGGAGGCGTTTGAAAAGTATATCAATGAAAAACTGGAACGA CTTGTTAAGAAGCTCCACACCGTGAATGAAAGTCTCAAGAAATTCGCTCACGTAAATAAAAAGGCATTTGAACAGTACAGTAACTTCACCAAGCAACGAGATCAGCTTCTTGAGCGGCGTGAGGAGCTCGACAAGTCAGCCGAGTCTATCGAGGAGCTCGTACAAGTCCTTGACCAACGCAAGGACGAGGCAATCGAAAGAACGTTTAAGCAGGTCGCCAGCAATTTCGAGGAAGTCTTTGAAAAGCTAGTTCCGGCTGGACGGGGGAGGTTGATCATTCAGAGGCGAATCGACCAG GATGAAGACgtcgatgacgacgaggaagcaCAGCCAAATTCGATCGATAATTATACTGGTGTATCCATCAAG GTGTCGTTTAATTCGAAGGTCGACGAAGGACTCCGCATACAACAGTTGTCCGGTGGGCAGAAATCGCTGGTGGCTCTGGCTACAG TATTTGCAATACAGAAGTGTGATCCTGCTCCGTTTTATCTCTTCGATGAG ATCGATGCCAATTTAGATGCACAGTACCGAACAGCCGTTGCAT CTATGATACAATCCCTGTCGCCAACAGCACAGTTTATTACAACAACCTTCCGACCTGAAATGCTTGTCACTGCTGATAAGTTCTACGGTGTATTGTTCAATAACCAAAAAGTTTCGTCCATTCGTTCGATCAAGCGAGAAGAAGCGATGGAATTTGTGGACCAAGCAAGTCATTCTCTCATTGTGTAA
- a CDS encoding MFS antiporter QDR3 — MPIKQSNSITQVPAMATVEPARPPLVKSATVASMALSTTSTVVVPPVPTFDIEHMPVENDPRTWSSLRKNCILFLIAVAAMVAALAANIQNPAVEQMEAELPATPAQFSLSISMFILVQGLMPVIWSSISEVKGRKLVYSLSLALFALGSIVVALSQHIGPVIGFRCLQAAGSSAVMAIGAASLADIFEPEERGRKMGIYYVAPLLGPALGPIFGGILTTIWSWRAIFWFLAILCGTCLIAFVLFFHDTFRPERSLTYQNVLKQRLYAAAISGDLIKGKPSPMVGKVVQANKSDINVIDIEKTTVKTEENTQDFNELPKITLTLRDVNPLKPMWLVLRRPNNFLILLTSGLLYAFGFQLSYATSRRLGDTYGYSPLKIGLVTISYGAGSVMGSLLGGRWSDRQLRLIREANGGKAYAEMRLKSTLPGLIMLPCIVLGFGWLCDKIHNVVAISFFLFFGGFVYIWIYSSTLAYVVDANVGRSSTAVAANSCFRGIFAFIGTEVAVPLQSGVGDGLMYTIWTGILLLNSAIVVLVWLKGTKWRENAEAREKRHAARFDTATFSSTRSSTPPNWYAKLSFPLT, encoded by the exons ATGCCCATCAAGCAATCAAATAGCATTACCCAGGTGCCAGCTATGGCGACTGTAGAACCCGCTCGGCCGCCTCTTGTCAAATCTGCAACGGTAGCATCTATGGCTCTTAGTACCACTTCGACAGTTGTAGTTCCGCCGGTCCCGACCTTTGATATCGAGCATATGCCTGTCGAGAACGACCCGCGTACTTGGTCTTCACTCCGAAAG AATTGCATCTTGTTCCTCATTGCCGTTGCCGCGATGGTTGCTGCGCTGGCCGCAAATATTCAGAATC CGGCTGTTGAGCAAATGGAAGCGGAGCTTCCTGCAACTCCTGCTCAATTTAGTTTGAGCATTTCCATGTTTATTTTGGTTCAAGGTCTCATGCCAGTCATTTGGAGTTCGATCAGTGAAGTTAAGGGTCGCAAG CTTGTCTACTCCCTCTCCCTGGCTCTCTTCGCACTTGGAAGTATCGTTGTCGCTCTGAGTCAGCACATTGGCCC TGTTATTGGATTTCGATGCCTTCAAGCTGCAGG GTCAAGCGCGGTGATGGCGATAGGCGCCGCATCACTTGCAGATATTTTTGAACCAGAAGAACGTGGTCGAAAG ATGGGTATCTATTACGTTGCGCCTTTGCTGGGTCCG GCTCTTGGGCCGATCTTCGGTGGTATTCTTACGACAATCTGGAGCTGGCGCGCTATTTTCTGGTTCCTTGCTATTCTATGCGGCACATGCTTGATAGCTTTCGTGCTTTTCTTCCACGATACCTTCCGACCGGAGCGTAGTCTAACCTACCAAAATGTTCTTAAACAACGTTTGTATGCTGCTGCTATTAGCGGCGACCTGATCAAGGGCAAGCCCTCGCCAATGGTTGGAAAGGTTGTGCAAGCCAACAAATCGGATATCAATGTCATCGACATTGAAAAGACCACCGTCAAAACCGAAGAAAACACTCAAGACTTCAACGAACTGCCAAAGATAACCCTAACTCTGAGGGATGTTAATCCCCTCAAGCCAATGTGGCTTGTCCTTCGAAGGCCTAACAATTTCCTCATTCTCCTTACATCTG GTCTTCTCTACGCCTTCGGATTCCAGTTGTCATATGCAACTTCAAGGAGGCTTGGTGATACCTATGGATACAGCCCTCTAAAAATCGGTCTTGTCACCATCAGCTACGGAGCTG GGAGCGTTATGGGCAGCCTTCTTGGAGGAAGGTGGTCTGACCGCCAACTCAGACTTATCCGGGAAGCCAATGGCGGGAAAGCCTACGCAGAG ATGAGACTCAAGAGTACACTCCCGGGTTTGATTATGCTCCCATGTATTGTACTTGGATTTGGGTGGCTTTGCGACAAGATCCATAATGTTGTCGcgatttctttctttctgttcttCGGAGGTTTTGTCTACAT TTGGATCTACTCGAGTACACTAGCATATGTTGTTGATGCAAATGTTGGACGTTCGTCGACCGCTGTGGCAGCAAACAGTTGTTTCCGTGGAATTTTTGCCTTTATCGGCACAGAAGTTGCTGTTCCTCTTCAG AGCGGCGTTGGTGACG GTTTGATGTACACCATTTGGACTGGCATCCTGCTGCTCAACAGTGCGATTGTCGTCTTAGTCTGGTTGAAAGGGACAAAGTGGCGCGAAAACGCCGAGGCACGCGAAAAGCGCCATGCTGCGCGCTTTGATACTGCTACCTTCTCTAGCACAAGATCAAGCACACCCCCTAATTGGTACGCCAAATTAAGCTTTCCCCTCACTTGA
- a CDS encoding Exosome complex exonuclease rrp6, protein MDSLASTSFDAYNARLQASALTATRKSAGLPADLAFHRSMDRDLEQELDAFSQRVLGVTNKLLGLVSTQSRKGKAKLENEDDVVDNFHALVVDSMDQLLERTDICLDEFWGKNKAPAIAINPPKPKKSHTGEKGHVVQHAANLSKPQLLFPKKADNSDSPWYPTLSHKYNAKVPLGHIYTDENDTGIISNHPYRYEITHLNYPPRMFTQCTPIQPPSLEDTQATWVGTKEDFARMLDKLRKATEIAVDLEHHSYRSYSGFLCLMQISDREEDWIIDLLTLRSEIESLNEVFTNPEIVKVFHGADSDIVWLQQDFNVYIVNLFDTFHASKLLEFPRHGLANLLEMYCDFVPDKRYQLADWRIRPLPEDMLKYARSDTHFLLYIYDNLRNALLDRSRSQSQSRAASASPPPLASSSTPSPPQGLLDETLSRSAETSLRVYSKEPYDATDGTGSGGWDTLAKKWNKVALTAGGPGVGVGALQREVYKSVHGWRERVAREEDESTRYVLQNHALFLIAEQPPADMAALLALFRSSVPPVVKRRARELLSVIKDSVKRGMVVSRMSGQGSADDRPEPVPQAEEKRKDVVMLEAEMKNLEKDETPSTSIWGQCVSFIPSHFGARGANIATAVDQGHSTSRSTLFGTTRSSSKVPIASARFATSVSTLFGNGVGKKASAISSAASSGHRSGHPQFDDLVAKINRSFSMAPAIPQVGIASLQAAVDTPAEPSIKEEGASGMQVEIPYVAPAQRQSKPIKEEKDTIVVVGQARQKRKRKEAKATFTAGGDLNDSASKDERVAKLDSDKPAEMEHFDFSAVPNILDDNPDLEDRKKKRQRKQPAKAGTFYGDFPAPPKAHSELKSGNQSHTFK, encoded by the exons ATGGACTCACTCGCTTCCACCTCTTTTGATGCCTACAATGCACGTCTTCAAGCATCAGCATTGACCGCGACGCGCAAATCTGCGGGTCTACCAGCTGACCTTGCTTTTCATCGATCAATGGACAGAGATCTCGAACAAGAACTGGACGCATTTTCTCAACGAGTCCTTGGCGTAACCAACAAGCTTCTTGGGCTTGTATCAACGCAGAGTCGTAAAGGAAAGGCCAAATTGGAGAATGAAGACGATGTGGTGGACAACTTTCATGCTCTTGTTGTGGACTCGATGGATCAATTACTGGAAAGGACG GATATCTGCCTCGATGAATTCTGGGGAAAAAACAAGGCCCCTGCGATCGCCATTAACCCGCCTAAACCAAAG AAATCCCATACTGGAGAAAAAGGACATGTCGTGCAGCACGCTGCCAACCTTTCAAAACCACAGCTACTTTTCCCCAAGAAAGCTGACAACTCCGATTCGCCATGGTATCCAACACTGTCCCACAAATACAACGCAAAAGTACCTCTCGGACACATCTATACTGACGAAAACGACACCGGAATTAT TTCCAACCATCCGTATCGATACGAAATCACACACCTCAATTACCCCCCGCGGATGTTCACCCAGTGCACGCCCATTCAACCACCATCTCTTGAGGATACCCAAGCAACATGGGTCGGAACTAAAGAAGACTTCGCTCGCATGTTGGACAAATTGCGCAAGGCAACGGAAATTGCAGTCGATCTGGAACACCACAGCTACCGCTCGTACTCGGGATTCCTGTGCCTCATGCAGATCAGCGACAGAGAGGAGGATTGGATAATCGATCTTTTGACACTGCGGAGTGAGATTGAGAGCTTGAACGAGGTGTTTACGAATCCAGAAATTGTTAAG GTCTTCCATGGTGCAGATAGCGATATCGTGTGGTTGCAGCAAGACTTCAACGTATACATCGTCAACCTCTTCGATACGTTCCATGCATCCAAACTTCTAG AATTCCCTCGACATGGACTGGCCAACCTCCTCGAAATGTATTGCGATTTCGTCCCAGACAAACGATATCAACTGGCCGATTGGCGAATTCGCCCTCTTCCCGAAGACATGCTCAAGTATGCTCGCTCAGACACTCACTTCTTGTTGTACATCTACGACAACCTTCGGAACGCACTTTTGGACCGGTCGAggtcccagtcccagtcccgAGCGGCCTCGGCGTCGCCACCGCCACTCGCTTCCTCTTcgacaccatcaccaccacagGGGCTGCTCGATGAAACTTTATCGCGCTCAGCTGAAACTTCGCTGAGAGTTTATTCGAAAGAACCTTACGACGCTACAGATGGGACCGGCAGCGGAGGTTGGGACACACTTGCAAAAAAGTGGAACAAAGTCGCGTTGACTGCGGGGGGACCCGGGGTTGGTGTCGGTGCTCTGCAGAGAGAGGTTTACAAGAGCGTACATGGATGGAGAGAGCGTGTTGCTcgagaggaagatgaaagtACAAG ATACGTGTTACAGAACCATGCCTTGTTTCTCATTGCGGAGCAACCTCCCGCGGATATGGCAGCATTACTGGCTCTATTCAGATCGTCTGTTCCGCCTGTTGTGAAAAGACGAGCCAGAGAATTATTGAGTGTCATCAAAGATTCGGTAAAGCGAGGCATGGTCGTGTCCCGTATGAGTGGTCAGGGTAGCGCAGATGATCGACCAGAGCCCGTGCCCcaagcagaagaaaaaaggaaagacgTCGTAATGCTCGAGGCAGAAATGAAGAATTTAGAGAAAGACGAAACACCCTCGACGAGTATCTGGGGTCAATGTGTGTCGTTTATACCTTCCCATTTCGGTGCGCGTGGAGCTAATATTGCAACAGCGGTGGACCAAGGACATTCGACGTCTCGTTCTACGTTGTTTGGGACCACCAGATCCTCCTCGAAAGTTCCTATTGCTTCTGCTAGGTTCGCAACATCTGTGAGCACGTTGTTCGGCAACGGAGTTGGAAAGAAGGCAAGTGCGATT TCGTCTGCTGCATCTTCGGGACATCGTTCTGGCCACCCCCAATTTGACGATTTAGTAGCAAAAATTAATCGCAGCTTCTCCATGGCCCCTGCTATTCCTCAG GTGGGAATTGCCTCGCTCCAAGCGGCTGTCGATACCCCAGCTGAGCCTTCCATCAAGGAAGAAGGAGCATCAGGCATGCAGGTTGAGATTCCATACGTGGCTCCGGCTCAGCGTCAAAGCAAACCAAtcaaagaggaaaaggataCCATCGTCGTTGTCGGTCAAGCCAGGCAGAAGCGTAAACGTAAAGAAGCCAAAGCTACCTTTACAGCGGGAGGCGATCTCAACGACTCTGCGAGCAAAGATGAGAGAGTAGCTAAGTTAGACTCTGACAAACCAGCAGAGATGGAGCATTTCGACTTCTCGGCTGTACCTAACATCCTTGACGATAATCCTGATCTTGAAGATAGGAAAAAGAAGCGACAAAGGAAGCAACCTGCCAAAG CAGGAACTTTCTATGGCGATTTCCCCGCACCCCCAAAAGCACACAGTGAATTAAAAAGTGGAAATCAGTCGCATACTTTCAAGTGA